GTTCACGCGGCGGCCGCAAGCCGCGGCGCGGTGAACGCGAGCCGCGTCACGGCGAACGCGAGCCGCGTCACGGCAAGGGCGCCGACCGCGAGCCGAGACATTCCGAGACGAGAGCTTCCGAGACGAGAACTTCCGAACCAAGACATTCAGAGCCGAGAACTTCCGAACCAAACCATTCGGAGCCGCGGCATTCGGAACCGAGGCATCCCAGGGGTGGCCGCAATCGAAGCCCGCAACCACAGGCTGGTTCCGACTCGTTCGCGCCACCGGCCCCCGCGCAGGCTTCCCGCGTGCCCTCGATCGGCCGCCCCGAACCGCGGCGCGCGCAGCGCGAGGTCGAATCGGAACCAGCCGATCACTCGCATCTTCCGGCGTTCCTGTTGCGGCCGGTTCGCGCCCGCGTCTGAGGCGTCATCGATCAGGTTTTTGCGGGCTCCCGGCAAGGGAACCCGTGTTTACCCGGTATTCATTCTCCCCAGTTAACTTGCCGCAATAATTTTAGTCATTGCTGCAAGGCAACGAGCGGCGCTGCTCGATATTGGGGACGGATCAGTGGTCAAGCTGCTGGACGAACACGAACGCACAATGGCTTTCGCCGAAGTTGCGTTGGGCCAGATCAAGTCGCTTCGGCAAACCGCGGTCCCGCGCAATTACGAAATCTGGTACGTCTATGCGACCGGATACAACGCTCCACTCAACAAGATCATCAACGAGACGCTGGCGCGCAACGGCAGACTGAGCGAGTCCGATCTCGAGCAGATCTACGAAACCTATCTCTCGCACATCAAGACCTCCGACCGCATCGACAAGGTCGGCGCGCGCGTGATCGGTGAAATCGACGATGTGATGACGCTGATCACCGAAGCGCTCGGCATGTCGGCGAGCTACGACGCCAGCCTAAGCGGCGCCAGCCGGATGCTGTCGGTCGCGCAGAAGCCGGACCAGATCAAGGCGGTGGTCGAGCAACTGGTGAAATCCACTCACGAAATGCGCGAGACCACCAAGGCGCTGGAATCCCGGCTGTTGCTGTCGAAGACCGAGATCAGCAATCTCCAGCACAGCCTCGAGGCGATCCGCGCCGAAAGCCTGACCGATCCGCTGACCGGATTGGGCAACCGCAAATATTTCGACCGCTCGATCGACATGGCGGTGCAGACGGCGCTCGCCAGCGGCGAGCCGCTGTCGCTGCTGATGTTCGACATCGACCACTTCAAGTCGTTCAACGACTCCTACGGCCATCTCACCGGCGATCAGGTGTTGCGGCTGGTCGGCATGTCGTTGAAGCAGACCATCAAGGGCCAGGACATCACGGCCCGCTATGGCGGCGAGGAATTCGCGGTCGTGCTGCCCAACACTGCGCTGCGCCAGGCGCTGACGGTGGCCGACCACATCCGCCGCGCCGTGATGGCCAAGGAATTGAAGAAGAAATCCACCGGAGAAATTCTCGGCCGCGTCACCATCTCGGTCGGCGTGTCGATGCTGAAGCCGGGCGACGACACCGATTCGCTGATCGAGCGCGCCGACGCCTGCCTCTATGCCGCCAAGCGCAACGGCCGCAACCGCGTGATCTGCGAAGTCGACCCCGAATACGCCGCCGAGACCCGCAGCCAGGTCGCTTAAGCCTTCCGCTTCTTCTTCGCCACCTTCTTGGCAACTCGCCGTTTGGCCGCCGTCTTCCCGGCGGCCTTCGTCGCGACCGCCCTCTTGGTGGTGCCCTTCGCCGCCTTCCGCCCCTTCGGGCGCTTCTTCATGGCCGCGCGTTGCGCCGCCGCCAGCGCCGCCCTCGCCCACACGCTGAGCTCCTCGGAATCGTCGAACAGCCGTGCCGGCAATTCCCAGTACGAGTTCACGGTGACCGTCTTGGCCCGCGTCTGATATTGAAACGGCTTTGAGCCTTCCGCCTCGAATTGCGGAATGGACGCCTCGTCGGCACGGAAATAGAGGCCGGAGCGCAGCGCCAGCGCGAAGTTGGTGCCGTCGGCGGAAATGCCGAAGCCGGAAAACATTTTGCGGATGGTGACCGGCCCGAAATCGGCAAACAGATCGGTGAGGAAATCGCGGTCCATCTTGGCCCCAACGTAGTTGCCAATTCCTCATGGTGAGGAGCCGCGAAGCGGCGTCTCGAACCATAAGGCCCGTGATCTTTTTCGCAACCATCCTTCGAGACGCCGCACAAGGATGCGGCTCCTCAGGATGAGGCCCGTGGGTGTGATCGAAAGAGCTTAAATCTTCGCGGGCGTCAGCTGCACCGATTCGCCGCAGCCGCAGGCCGAAACCTGGTTGGGATTGTTGAAGATGAACTGGGCCTGCATCTTGTCGGCCTTGTAGTCCATCTCGGTCCCGAGCAGGAACAGCACTGCCTTGGGATCGACCAGGATCTTGACGCCCCTGTCCTCGACCACCTCGTCGGAGGGCTTCACTTCATGGGCATATTCGACGGTGTAGGACTGTCCGGCGCAGCCGCCATTCTTGATGCCGACGCGCAGGCCCACGATCTCGGAATCGGCGCGCTGGGTCAGTTCCGTGATGCGTTGGGCGGCAGCCTCGGTCAGGCGCATGACCTGCGGGCGCGGACGCGGCTTCGGCTTGGCTGATGGCGTGGGTGAAGCGGGTGTCATGTCAGTCATGTGATCATTCCCAGCGGCAAATCAATGCCGTCATCATCTTCCCGTAGATCGGTTAAGCCCAGCTCACCACATATTGAGGACGAGGCGGGCCTCGTCGGACATGCGATCCGGCGTCCAGGCCGGGTCCCACACCAGATTGACATTGACGACGCCGACACCGGGAACGCTGGCGATCGCGTTCTCCACCATGGTCGGCAGTTCGCCGGCTGCCGGACAGTTCGGCGTGGTCAGCGTCATCATCACATCGACGGCGCGATCGTCCTTGAGGTCGACCTTGTAGATCAGGCCGAGTTCGTAGATGTCGGCCGGAATTTCCGGGTCGAATACCGTCTTCAGCGCGGCAACGATCTCGTTCCCCAGCCGTTCGGTCTCCTCCGGCGGCAGCGCCGAGACGGTTTCCATGTTGGCGGTTTTGACTTCGGCAGTGTCACTCATGAGAACAATTCCCGCGCCTTGATCAGCGCCTGTGCCAGATGGTCGACTTCTTCACGGGTATTATACATCCCAAACGACGCCCGGCAGGTGGCCGTGACATTGAACCGCTCTAAAAGCGGCATCACGCAATGGGTTCCGGCGCGCACCGCGATGCCCTGGCGGTCGATCACGGTGGCGACATCGTGCGGATGGGCGCCCTTCATCTCGAACGAGATCACCGGTCCCTTGCCCTTCGCCGTGCCGATCAGGCGCAGCGAATTGATTTCGCGTAGGCGGCCCTCGGCATAGGTCAGAAGATCGTGCTCGTGGGCGGCGATGCGTTCCTTGCCGATCGAATTGACGTAGTCGATCGCAGCTCCCAGCCCGATCGATTCCACGATCGCCGGCGTACCCGCCTCGAACTTGTGCGGCGGATCGCCATAGGTGACCCAATCCCTGGTAACTTCGCGGATCATCTCGCCGCCGCCGTTATAGGGGCGCATCGCGACCAAATGATCGTACTTTGCATAGAGCACGCCGATGCCGGTCGGACCGTACAGCTTGTGCCCGGTAAAGACGTAGAAGTCGGCGTCGATGTCCTGCACGTCGATCGCCATGTGCACCGCCGCCTGACTGCCGTCGACCAGCACCGGAATGCCGCGGGCATGCGCCAGCTTCACCACTTCCTTGACCGGCACGACGGTGCCGAGCGCGTTCGACATCTGCGTGATCGCAACCAGCTTGGTGCGATCGGTCAGCAGCTTTTCGAATTCCTCGATCAGGAAGTTGCCTTCGTCATCGACCGGCGCCCATTTGATGACCGCGCCATGGCGCTCGCGCAGAAAGTGCCAGGGCACGATGTTGGAGTGATGCTCCATGATGGAGATCACGATTTCATCGCCGGCCTTGATATTGGGCTCGCCCCAGGACGACGCCACGAGGTTGATGGCCTCGGTGGCGTTGCGGGTGAAAATGATCTCTTCGGTGCGCCCGGCGTTGAGGAATTTTGCGACCTTGGTGCGGCCGCCCTCATAGGCCTCCGTTGCGGTATTGGCGAGATAATGCAGGCCGCGATGCACGTTGGCGTATTCGCTTTTGTAAGCTTCCGTCATGCGGTCGAGCACGGCGGTCGGCTTCTGGGCGGAGGCCGCGTTGTCGAGATAGACCAGCGGCTTGCCATAGACCTTCATCGCCAGCGCGGGGAAATCCTCCCGCACCCGCGCCACATCGTAAGCTCCGTTCCTGACCGCCGGATGCTGGGTCATCCCCGTGCCTCCAGCCAGCGCTGCGCCGCTGCGATCGCAAGTTCGCGCAAGTCGTCGTTGACGACCGATTCAATCGCCTCGCCCACAAACGCCTGGATCAGCAGCGCCTGGGCTTCCTTTTCGGAAAGGCCGCGGGCGCGCAGATAGAACAGCAGGCTCTCGTCGAGCGCGCCGGTGGTCGCGCCATGGCCGCAGGTGACGTCGTCGGCGAAAATTTCGAGTTCCGGCTTGTTGACGGCCTCGGCCTCGTCGGACAGCAACAGCGCCCGCGTCATCATCTTGGCGTCGGTCTTCTGGGCGTGGGGCTGCACGATAATGCGGCCCTGGAACACGGAATGGCCGCTGTCATCGACGACGGCACGGAAGACTTCACGGCTGGAACAATGCGGCACCGCGTGATCCATGAACAGCGTGGTGTCGGCGTGCTGGCGGCCGTTGAGCAGGTTGACGCCGTTGGTCTCGACTGTCGAGCCCTCGCCGGCAAATGCGATGGTCGCCTGGTAGCGGCTGACGCCGGCGCCCGACACCATGCCGAAGGTGTTGAAGTGCGCATGCGCGCCCAGCGTCACCACGGCGGAGCAAATGTTGAAAGCGTCGCGGCTATCCTCGACCAGACGGACATGATCGAGCCTGGAATTGTCGCCGATCGCAATGACCAGGGAATCATGGGCCTGATAGGTTTTGGCGGCATCGGCTGCGATATAGCTTTCAACCAGCGTAGCTGCGGCATCCTTGCCGAGCCGGAGCATCGAGCGCGTGAACATGGCGGCAGGTGCCGCGCCGCTGGCGACGTGGACGATCTGCAGCGGACGCGTCAGCACCACGCCATTGGCGATCTCGATCACCACGCCGTCGGTCATCATGGCGCTG
The Bradyrhizobium sp. KBS0727 genome window above contains:
- a CDS encoding iron-sulfur cluster assembly accessory protein codes for the protein MTDMTPASPTPSAKPKPRPRPQVMRLTEAAAQRITELTQRADSEIVGLRVGIKNGGCAGQSYTVEYAHEVKPSDEVVEDRGVKILVDPKAVLFLLGTEMDYKADKMQAQFIFNNPNQVSACGCGESVQLTPAKI
- a CDS encoding TfoX/Sxy family protein, whose amino-acid sequence is MDRDFLTDLFADFGPVTIRKMFSGFGISADGTNFALALRSGLYFRADEASIPQFEAEGSKPFQYQTRAKTVTVNSYWELPARLFDDSEELSVWARAALAAAQRAAMKKRPKGRKAAKGTTKRAVATKAAGKTAAKRRVAKKVAKKKRKA
- a CDS encoding SUF system Fe-S cluster assembly protein — encoded protein: MSDTAEVKTANMETVSALPPEETERLGNEIVAALKTVFDPEIPADIYELGLIYKVDLKDDRAVDVMMTLTTPNCPAAGELPTMVENAIASVPGVGVVNVNLVWDPAWTPDRMSDEARLVLNMW
- a CDS encoding cysteine desulfurase, coding for MTQHPAVRNGAYDVARVREDFPALAMKVYGKPLVYLDNAASAQKPTAVLDRMTEAYKSEYANVHRGLHYLANTATEAYEGGRTKVAKFLNAGRTEEIIFTRNATEAINLVASSWGEPNIKAGDEIVISIMEHHSNIVPWHFLRERHGAVIKWAPVDDEGNFLIEEFEKLLTDRTKLVAITQMSNALGTVVPVKEVVKLAHARGIPVLVDGSQAAVHMAIDVQDIDADFYVFTGHKLYGPTGIGVLYAKYDHLVAMRPYNGGGEMIREVTRDWVTYGDPPHKFEAGTPAIVESIGLGAAIDYVNSIGKERIAAHEHDLLTYAEGRLREINSLRLIGTAKGKGPVISFEMKGAHPHDVATVIDRQGIAVRAGTHCVMPLLERFNVTATCRASFGMYNTREEVDHLAQALIKARELFS
- a CDS encoding GGDEF domain-containing protein — protein: MVKLLDEHERTMAFAEVALGQIKSLRQTAVPRNYEIWYVYATGYNAPLNKIINETLARNGRLSESDLEQIYETYLSHIKTSDRIDKVGARVIGEIDDVMTLITEALGMSASYDASLSGASRMLSVAQKPDQIKAVVEQLVKSTHEMRETTKALESRLLLSKTEISNLQHSLEAIRAESLTDPLTGLGNRKYFDRSIDMAVQTALASGEPLSLLMFDIDHFKSFNDSYGHLTGDQVLRLVGMSLKQTIKGQDITARYGGEEFAVVLPNTALRQALTVADHIRRAVMAKELKKKSTGEILGRVTISVGVSMLKPGDDTDSLIERADACLYAAKRNGRNRVICEVDPEYAAETRSQVA
- the sufD gene encoding Fe-S cluster assembly protein SufD, giving the protein MNVAVAKNETGRALSDSFALVHDRLPGTGKAVEARRVAFEAYERVGLPNRRIEDWKYTDLRALMREVLPLAPAPDAAALTRASAAVELQAIEGARRLVLVDGVFAPKLSDLGDLDKGLSIRTLREVLEAGDAALQAQLFSPDSANPMVALNSAMMTDGVVIEIANGVVLTRPLQIVHVASGAAPAAMFTRSMLRLGKDAAATLVESYIAADAAKTYQAHDSLVIAIGDNSRLDHVRLVEDSRDAFNICSAVVTLGAHAHFNTFGMVSGAGVSRYQATIAFAGEGSTVETNGVNLLNGRQHADTTLFMDHAVPHCSSREVFRAVVDDSGHSVFQGRIIVQPHAQKTDAKMMTRALLLSDEAEAVNKPELEIFADDVTCGHGATTGALDESLLFYLRARGLSEKEAQALLIQAFVGEAIESVVNDDLRELAIAAAQRWLEARG